Proteins found in one Calypte anna isolate BGI_N300 chromosome 10, bCalAnn1_v1.p, whole genome shotgun sequence genomic segment:
- the AEN gene encoding apoptosis-enhancing nuclease gives MPPGKGQMTPPLPTPKDTVSTSQGTHGPAAGGGAQPPSSKKKSRKHQRFMERRALLEQKGLLGRRLGSRATGAGPEARSTLTKADGTTAPRCRKVPKLKQVVTPSLSPSASPDSIARHHSMLLSQGNGSSKGVRTSPPLLRPGKYVAIDCEMVGTGPQGRLSELARCSVVNYEGDVIYDKYVQPELPIVDYRTRWSGITKQHMKNAIPFKTAQAEILKILKDKIVVGHAIHNDFQALKYFHPKERTRDTSRIPVLNQKAGLPGRASVSLKSLARHLLQKKIQVGCKGHSSVEDAQTAMELYRLVEVQWETELAHSLPPQPPSPVTDPTADSRQYLDDQYWPTDLIASHL, from the exons ATGCCTCCCGGCAAAGGGCAGATGACCCCGCCGCTGCCCACCCCAAAGGACACCGTGTCCACCTCCCAGGGCACCCATGGCCCTGCCGCGGGGGGCGGTGCTCAGCCCCccagcagcaagaagaaaagccgCAAGCACCAGAGGTTTATGGAGCGCcgggcactgctggagcagaaggggTTGCTGGGCCGGCGCCTGGGCAGCCGGGCCACCGGGGCAGGGCCAGAGGCACGCAGCACGCTGACCAAGGCAGATGGCACCACAGCACCACGCTGCAGGAAGGTCCCCAAACTCAAACAGGTCGTcaccccatccctgtccccatccgCCTCTCCGGACAGCATCGCCAGGCATCACTCCATGCTGCTGTCCCAGGGGAACGGCAGCTCCAAGGGGGTGAGGACGTCCCCGCCGCTCCTGCGCCCGGGCAAGTACGTGGCCATCGACTGTGAGATGGTGGGCACGGGTCCTCAGGGCAGGCTGAGCGAGCTGGCACGCTGCTCCGTGGTGAACTATGAGGGGGATGTCATTTATGACAAGTACGTTCAGCCTGAGCTCCCCATCGTGGACTATCGGACACGCTGGAGTGGCATCACCAAGCAGCACATGAAGAATGCCATTCCCTTCAAGACTGCCCAGGCAGAg ATCCTGAAGATCTTGAAAGACAAGATTGTGGTAGGACACGCCATCCACAATGACTTCCAAGCCCTGAAGTACTTCCACCCTAAAGAGAGGACCCGAGACACCAGCCGGATCCCTGTGCTGAACCAAAAGGCTGGGCTACCTGGCAGGGCCAGTGTTTCACTCAAGAGCTTGGCCAGGCACTTGCTTCAGAAGAAGATCCAG GTCGGCTGCAAGGGGCACTCATCGGTGGAGGACGCTCAGACAGCGATGGAGCTCTACAGACTGGTGGAGGTGCAGTGGGAGACAGAGCTGGCACATAGcctgcccccccagccccccagccctgtcACAGACCCCACTGCAGACAGCAGACAGTACCTGGATGACCAGTACTGGCCTACAGACCTGATAGCAAGCCACCTGTGA